GGCTGGCCTACGAGGTGGAGGCGCCGGTGAACTGGTGCCCCGCCCTGGGCACCGTGCTGGCGAACGAGGAGGTGAAGGACGGCCGCTACGTCGAGACGGGCGACCCCGTGGAGCGCCGCATGATGCGCCAGTGGATGCTGCGCATCACGGCCTACGCCGAGCGGCTCCTGCGCGACCTCGACACGCTGGACTGGCCCGAGGGCATCAAGGCCATGCAGCGCGAGTGGATCGGCCGCAGCGAGGGCGCGGACGTCAAATTCACCGTCGCGGGCTCCGGCGAGGAGTTCACCGTGTTCACCACGCGCCCCGACACGCTCTTCGGCGCCACCTACTGCGTCCTCGCGCCGGAGCACCCGCTCACGCGCCGGATCACGCGGCCGGAACAGCGCGCCGCCGTGGAGGCGTACATCGGGGCCGCGTCGAAGAAGAGCGCCCAGGACCGCATGCGCGAGGAGAAGGACAAGACCGGCGAATTCACGGGCGCCTATGCCGTGAACCCCGTGAACGGGAAGGAAATCCCCATCTGGACGGCGGACTACGTCCTCGCCGACTACGGCTACGGTGCGATCATGGCGGTGCCCGCCCACGACACGCGGGACTATGAGTTTGCGAAGACCTTCGGCCTGGACATCATCGAGGTGATCTCCGGCGGCGACATCGCGCAGGAGGCCTTCACGGGCGACGGCGTGCTGGTGAACTCCCCGCTCATTGACGGCCTGCGCGTGCCCGACGCCAAGAGGAAGATCACCGCCTGGCTGGAGGAGAGGGGCATCGGCACGGGCACGGTGAACTACAAGCTCCGCGACTGGCTCTTCTCCCGCCAGCGCTACTGGGGCGAGCCCTTCCCCATCATCCGCCGCGAGGACGGCACCATCGCCACGGTTCCCATGACGGACCTGCCCGTCATGCTGCCCGAGCTGGACGAGTATCGCCCCACGGCGGAGGGCGACCCGCCCCTCGCCCGCGCCGCGGACTGGGTCAACACCACGGACCCGGCGACGGGCAGACCCGCCCGCCGCGAGACGAACACCATGCCCCAGTGGGCCGGCTCCTGCTGGTACTTCCTGCGCTTCTGCGACCCGTGCAACGACGACGCGGCGTGGTCCAAGGAGGCCGAGTCCTACTGGATGCCCGTGGACCTCTACATCGGCGGCGCGGAGCACGCCGTGCTCCACCTGCTCTACGCCCGCTTCTGGCACAAGGTCCTCTTCGACGCGGGCCACGTCTCCACCGCCGAGCCCTTCCAGAAGCTCTTCAACCAGGGCATGATCCTCGCCTACTCCTTCCGCGACGGGCTGGGCAAGTACCACTACCCCCACGAGGTGGAGAAGCGCGGCGACGCCGTGGTGCTCAAGGACACCGGCGCCCCGGTCCACTCCCAGATCGAGAAAATGAGCAAGTCGCGCTACAACGTCGTGAACCCCGACGAGGTGGCGAACCAGTACGGCGCCGACTCCATCCGCCTCTATGAGATGTTCATGGGCCCCCTCGACCGCGAGAAGCCCTGGACCGACGAGGGCGTGCAGGGCGTCCACCGCTTCCTGCGCCGCGTCTGGTCCCTCTTCATCGCGGAGGACGGCGGCCTCCACCCGCGCGTTGTCGCGTCCGGCGGCGACCCCGCCCTCGTGAAGGAGCTCCACCGCACCGTCAAGGCCGTCACCCAGAACATCGAGAGCCTCCTGTTCAACACGGCCATCGCGCGCATGATGGAGTTCGTCAACGCCGCGCTCAAGGCCCCCGCCGTGGACCGCGAAGTGCTCGAGGGCTTTGTGCTCGTCCTGTCCCCCTTCGCGCCCCACCTCGCCGAAGAGCTGTGGGAGCGCCTCGGCCACACCGGCACCCTCGCCTACACCCCCTGGCCCGAATGGGACGAGTCCCTCCTGGTCGAGAACGTCATCGAGGTTCCCGTGCAGGTGCAGGGCAAACTCCGCGGCAAAGTAGAAGTCCCCGCCGACGCCGACGCCGCCACCGTCCTCCAGATGGCCAAAGAAGACCCCAAAGTCGCCCCCCACCTCGAAGGCAAGACCATCGTCAAGGAAATCTACATCCCCGGCAAGATGGTCAACCTCGTGGTGAAGTGAGCAGTGGAACGGAACGCCCCAAGATCCCGCCTCCCTGGGATCGCCAAGCTCCAGCTTGGCTTTCCGGGAAACGTGCCATGGACAGGCCCGCGCGGGAAAGACCAAGAGGCCAGGCTAGAGCCTGGCGATCCCAGGGGGCGCGTGGTTTGGGAGCAAGGGGAAGCCGAAGCCGTGGCGGGAACGAGGTTGCTTCAGTCGCTCCGCTCCTTCGCAATGACGTGGGAACACGCGTCACGGCGAGCGATGATCCACCACACCACCGCCGTTCACCGCGTCATTGCGAGGCGGCCGCCCCGGCCGGCGTGGCAATCTCTTGTCGGAAGGGCCGTGGCGGGAACGAGATGGCCGCGCTTCGCTCGCCATGACGCGTTTGTGCAGGGGCATAAGGAAGACCGCCGCTCACCGCGTCATTGCGAGTCGGCCGCCCCGGCCGGCGCGGCAATCTCTTGTCGGAAGACCCTCCGCGCGAGCAGATTGCTTCCCCGCGTGCCAATGGGACAGAATGGACCAAGTACCGCGATTGCGCCTGAGGGACAGGCCGTCACGGTGAAAGGGCCGCATATCCGAAAGGAGGATCGTGTCATGCTCCCCAAGAATCTCAAGGAAGTAACATGGGAACACATTCAGGCGCTGGTTGACAATGAAGTCCCGGAAGACAAGGAGATTGAGTTCAAGCGGGAATTGCCCAAGAAGATACTTAGGGACAAGAGCGCGAGCATGGAAAGCGGAGGAGATGAGGCCAATGCGAAAAATGAATTCTTGGCCGATGTCTCCGCGTTTGCCAATGCCGGCGGTGGACACATTATTTACGGCATCCGCGAAGAGAAAGGGACTGCTTACGAGATTTGTGGACTGGATGCGGACATGAATCTTGATCAGGAAATCAGGCGTTTGCAGGAAATCCTTCGGAACGGTATTGAACCAGAGATATTTGGAATAGAAATAGAAAAAAGGACGAGTTCGAAAGGGGTCATCGTCCTAGTTATTCACATCCCCATGAGTTGGTCTGGTCCGCACTGCGTTAAGGCGAACTCCAGATTCCATGTTCGGGTTGGTAACATGAAACGAGTAATGGGGGTCTCTGAACTCAGGGCCGCGTTTTCCTTGTCGGAGTCAATTGCTGAAAAGATCAGAAAATTTCGGGACGAAAGACTAGGAAGAATCATGGCAAACGAAACGCCTGTTGAACTGAGAAATGGGGCCAAGGTTATCCTTCATGTTGTGCCCATGTCCTTCGGGCTTTCACATTCAGTGATAGATTTGGAGCGGCTGAACATGAGTCCGGAGAAATTCAAAACGCCGATGGGGCACCAAGCAGGAAAACGTTTCAATCTCGATGGATTCTTGGTTATGGGCGGTGCTGAGAATGATCTTGGGTACTGTCAAGTGTATCGTGATGGACGAATAGAGGCGGTCTCCTGTAGTGCATCTGAAGTACCATCACCTTTTCCAAGCCCCAGCTTTGAAATTATGATCATTGACTCACTAAAGAGATACCTAGAGGGATTGGGTCCGTTTTGCGAAGTGTTCCCGGTTGTCGTGATGATGAGTATGATTGGTGTATTCGGATTGCGTATGGAATTCTGGAATGGTGTTTGGTCTGATCAAGAAAAAGCTCTTGACAGAGATGTTCTAGTGTTTCCTGATGTGGTTATCAAAGACAATTCGAGGCCTATCGATATGGAACTCCGCCCCTTGTTCGATGTTCTATGGAACGCATTTGGCCGTTCCCATTGTCCGCATTACACAGAGGAAGGCAGATTCAGACGCCCACAAAACAATTGCCGTTGACCTGCAAGGGGAAGATGTGTGTTGCAACTTTGGCTGAGCCCCCCTCACAGCACCACGCTGGCGGTGTTGCTGGGCACCCCAGCGCCTCCATTGTTCACGGGGGCGACGCGGTATTCAAGCTGTTGGGCGCGGGGCTGGCGGGTGAGGGTGATGCTGGTTTCGAGGGCGACGGCGATCTGGGTCCATTCGGTGAGGGGAGCGTTGGGGGCGGGCTGTTCGCGGCGTTCTACGAGGTAGGCGCAGACGCGGCCGTGGCCTTCGCCAGGGACGGGGGATTTCCAGCCGAGGGCGAGGGTGCCGCCGTCTTCTAGGACGGCGCGGAGGGTGCGCGCATGGCGGGGGGATGCCGGGTCTCCGGAGGAAGAGGGAGGAAACCACCGATGAACCGTGATGAACACCGATGGGCGGGATGGGCCGGGAAGGGAGGCAACGCTGGAAAAGTGTCCGGCCTGTCTTCTTTGTGTTCTTGGTGCCTTCGTGGTGAAAATTCCGGAGAGGTTCACCACAAAGACACAAAGGACATAGAGAAGGCGGTGAAAGTCAAAGCCGTACCGGGAACGAGATGGCTTCGCTTCGCTCGCCATGACGCATGTTTCCCCGTCATTGCGAAGGCGCGCAGCGCCTGAAGCAATCTCGTGCAGGCAAAGCCATGGCGGGAACGAGATGGCCGCGCTTCGCTCGCCATGACGCGCTGTGCCGGGGCCGCGGCGGGAACGAGATGGCTTCGCTTCGCTCGCCATGACGTACTGAGGGGGAGACCATCACAAGACCGCCGCTCACCGCGTCATTGCGAGTCGGTCGCCCCGGCCGACGCGGCAATCTCTTGTCGGAAGAGCTATGGCGGGAACGAGATGGCTTCGCTTCGCTCGCCATGACGTGTTGGCGGCGAGCTCTGACGGGCACGGGAGGGCGCTTTTCGCCCGTCGTGACGTCGTGTTACCCCTGTTCGAGGATCCGGCGGATGACGGCGACCATTTCCGCGCGGGGGACGGTGGTCTGGGTTTCGCGGCCGGCCTGGCGGTACTCCTCGCGGGTGGCGATGTTCTCGCGGACGGCCTTGCCGGCGATGAGGTCTTTGACGGCGACGAGGCCGTTGGCGAGCTCGTCTTCGCCGAGGATGACGGCGACGGGGATCTCGTAGCGGTCGGCGTCGGAGAGCTGGGCGCCCATGTTTTTCTTGTTGCCGAGGTAGGTGACGGTGTTGAGGCCGGCGTCG
This region of Candidatus Hydrogenedentota bacterium genomic DNA includes:
- a CDS encoding fibronectin type III domain-containing protein; this encodes MFITVHRWFPPSSSGDPASPRHARTLRAVLEDGGTLALGWKSPVPGEGHGRVCAYLVERREQPAPNAPLTEWTQIAVALETSITLTRQPRAQQLEYRVAPVNNGGAGVPSNTASVVL
- a CDS encoding leucine--tRNA ligase, with protein sequence MTEQTPGQYDFSAIEAKWQAYWLANKTFKSEVDRSKPKYYVLDMFPYPSGAGLHVGHPEGYTATDIVARFKRMKGFNVLHPMGWDAFGLPAERHAMRTGEHPAVITKTNCDTFRSQIRRLGLSYDWDREIDTTDPKYYRWTQWIFTVLFERGLAYEVEAPVNWCPALGTVLANEEVKDGRYVETGDPVERRMMRQWMLRITAYAERLLRDLDTLDWPEGIKAMQREWIGRSEGADVKFTVAGSGEEFTVFTTRPDTLFGATYCVLAPEHPLTRRITRPEQRAAVEAYIGAASKKSAQDRMREEKDKTGEFTGAYAVNPVNGKEIPIWTADYVLADYGYGAIMAVPAHDTRDYEFAKTFGLDIIEVISGGDIAQEAFTGDGVLVNSPLIDGLRVPDAKRKITAWLEERGIGTGTVNYKLRDWLFSRQRYWGEPFPIIRREDGTIATVPMTDLPVMLPELDEYRPTAEGDPPLARAADWVNTTDPATGRPARRETNTMPQWAGSCWYFLRFCDPCNDDAAWSKEAESYWMPVDLYIGGAEHAVLHLLYARFWHKVLFDAGHVSTAEPFQKLFNQGMILAYSFRDGLGKYHYPHEVEKRGDAVVLKDTGAPVHSQIEKMSKSRYNVVNPDEVANQYGADSIRLYEMFMGPLDREKPWTDEGVQGVHRFLRRVWSLFIAEDGGLHPRVVASGGDPALVKELHRTVKAVTQNIESLLFNTAIARMMEFVNAALKAPAVDREVLEGFVLVLSPFAPHLAEELWERLGHTGTLAYTPWPEWDESLLVENVIEVPVQVQGKLRGKVEVPADADAATVLQMAKEDPKVAPHLEGKTIVKEIYIPGKMVNLVVK
- a CDS encoding ATP-binding protein gives rise to the protein MLPKNLKEVTWEHIQALVDNEVPEDKEIEFKRELPKKILRDKSASMESGGDEANAKNEFLADVSAFANAGGGHIIYGIREEKGTAYEICGLDADMNLDQEIRRLQEILRNGIEPEIFGIEIEKRTSSKGVIVLVIHIPMSWSGPHCVKANSRFHVRVGNMKRVMGVSELRAAFSLSESIAEKIRKFRDERLGRIMANETPVELRNGAKVILHVVPMSFGLSHSVIDLERLNMSPEKFKTPMGHQAGKRFNLDGFLVMGGAENDLGYCQVYRDGRIEAVSCSASEVPSPFPSPSFEIMIIDSLKRYLEGLGPFCEVFPVVVMMSMIGVFGLRMEFWNGVWSDQEKALDRDVLVFPDVVIKDNSRPIDMELRPLFDVLWNAFGRSHCPHYTEEGRFRRPQNNCR